Proteins from a genomic interval of Polaribacter sejongensis:
- a CDS encoding methyltransferase encodes MSSALKINKPTPIHPGDDLIKFDSNTDVRETLYAMREGQSVLITEFYSNGMLLLKELQKHLKIRLPNKTIKEQHAFRAEYHKLSNQILLQIKNQKLVVDKAPKIGWFAKLFANKNNFLLTFPEVQRLNSAWQKYNKGIKVPVLRNKVHPYLGTYFPTRFDHLTLFDNWLKRYEGPKKSAIDVGIGSGVLSFQMVQHGFQKVFGTDTNPNAIFGLKEFMGETKLSRKVELDYGNLFGKWEKETELIVFNPPWLPAISSEENIDEAVYYNKNLFSKFFAEANNRLAEDGKLVILFSNAAQIKKLTKENPIEKELAKGIRFKLEKCLKKTIKPTVDKTKRNKKEAALEEVQLWVLTKV; translated from the coding sequence ATGAGTTCAGCGCTAAAAATAAACAAACCAACACCAATTCACCCAGGTGATGATCTAATAAAATTCGATAGTAATACAGATGTAAGAGAAACGCTTTATGCGATGAGGGAAGGCCAATCTGTTTTAATTACTGAGTTTTATAGCAACGGAATGTTGCTTTTAAAAGAGTTGCAAAAACATTTAAAAATCCGTTTGCCAAATAAAACAATTAAAGAGCAACATGCATTTCGTGCAGAATACCATAAGCTTTCTAATCAAATATTATTACAAATTAAAAATCAAAAATTGGTTGTAGATAAAGCTCCAAAAATTGGTTGGTTTGCTAAATTGTTTGCAAATAAAAATAATTTTTTATTAACTTTTCCAGAAGTTCAAAGACTAAACAGTGCTTGGCAAAAATATAACAAAGGAATTAAAGTACCTGTTTTAAGAAACAAAGTACATCCTTATTTAGGGACATATTTTCCAACACGTTTCGATCACTTAACGTTGTTTGATAATTGGTTAAAACGTTACGAAGGTCCTAAGAAATCTGCTATAGATGTTGGTATCGGTAGTGGTGTTTTATCTTTTCAGATGGTGCAACATGGTTTTCAGAAAGTATTTGGTACAGATACAAACCCAAATGCAATTTTTGGTTTAAAAGAATTTATGGGCGAGACCAAATTGTCTCGTAAAGTGGAATTAGACTACGGAAACCTTTTTGGGAAATGGGAAAAAGAAACGGAATTAATAGTTTTCAATCCGCCTTGGTTGCCTGCTATTTCTAGTGAAGAAAATATAGATGAAGCTGTTTATTATAATAAAAACTTATTTTCTAAGTTTTTTGCTGAAGCAAATAATAGATTGGCTGAAGATGGAAAATTAGTAATTTTATTTTCTAATGCAGCTCAAATAAAAAAGCTTACAAAAGAAAATCCGATAGAAAAAGAATTGGCAAAAGGGATTCGTTTTAAACTAGAAAAATGTTTAAAGAAAACAATTAAACCTACGGTTGATAAAACAAAACGTAACAAAAAAGAAGCTGCTTTAGAAGAAGTACAGCTTTGGGTTTTAACTAAAGTTTAG
- a CDS encoding hydroxymethylglutaryl-CoA lyase yields the protein MKKVKIIECPRDAMQGIKSHFISTEQKALYINSLLKVGFDTIDFGSFVSPKAIPQMRDTAAVLSKLDLSRTQSKLLAIIANVRGANDASVFEEIDYLGYPFSISENFQMRNTHKTIQESIETLEEILNIADKTNKEVVAYLSMGFGNPYGDPWNVEIVGEWTEKLSKMGVKILSLSDTVGSSTPDVISYLFSNLIPQYPSIEFGAHLHTTPDKWHEKVDAAFKAGCNRFDGAIKGYGGCPMAKDELTGNMPTEKLLSYFTAQKADINLKPMSFESAYNKALETFI from the coding sequence ATGAAAAAAGTAAAAATCATAGAATGTCCGCGTGACGCGATGCAAGGAATAAAGAGCCATTTTATTTCTACAGAACAAAAAGCATTGTATATAAACTCATTATTAAAAGTGGGTTTTGATACCATTGATTTTGGCAGCTTTGTTTCACCAAAAGCAATTCCGCAAATGCGAGATACTGCAGCTGTTTTATCTAAATTAGATTTGTCTAGAACTCAAAGTAAATTGTTGGCTATTATTGCCAATGTAAGGGGCGCTAATGATGCTTCTGTATTTGAAGAAATTGATTATTTAGGATATCCTTTTTCTATTTCAGAAAACTTTCAAATGCGTAATACGCATAAAACCATACAAGAATCTATAGAAACGTTAGAAGAAATTTTAAACATTGCAGACAAGACTAATAAAGAAGTAGTTGCTTATTTATCGATGGGCTTTGGTAATCCTTATGGTGATCCTTGGAATGTAGAAATAGTAGGCGAGTGGACCGAAAAATTATCTAAAATGGGCGTAAAGATTTTATCCCTTTCGGACACTGTAGGAAGTTCTACACCAGATGTGATTTCATATTTATTTTCTAATTTAATTCCGCAATATCCATCTATAGAATTTGGCGCACATTTACATACAACACCAGACAAATGGCACGAAAAAGTAGATGCCGCTTTTAAAGCGGGATGCAATCGATTTGATGGAGCGATTAAAGGTTATGGAGGTTGTCCAATGGCAAAAGATGAATTAACAGGGAACATGCCAACAGAAAAATTATTGAGTTATTTTACAGCTCAAAAAGCAGATATTAATTTAAAACCAATGAGTTTTGAAAGTGCCTATAACAAGGCTTTAGAGACTTTTATTTAA
- a CDS encoding MFS transporter produces the protein MSKSKYILPIIIISQFCCTSLWFASNGVMTDLITSFNLDEIALSYLTSSVQFGFIIGTLLFALLTIADRFSPSKVFFVCAVLGAFFNLRLVFENQTFLTLIGMRFLTGFFLAGIYPVGMKIATDYYNKGLGKSLGYLVGALVLGTALPHLLKDLMQGFSWKTIIISITVLAAFGGLLMLLFVPNGPYRTAGKKLDITICFSIFKNNKFRKAAFGYFGHMWELYAFWTFVPILLKIYENSHSDVSFNIPLLSFIIIGTGSLACVLGGYLSEKYSPKNIAYLALLFSCICCLISPLMFQLKNENLFIAFLLFWGMVVVADSPLFSTLVAQNVDAKNKGTALTIVNCIGFAITIVSIQLISGYKDSTDSNAIFMLLAIGPILGLFTFSRKKVNS, from the coding sequence ATGAGCAAATCAAAATACATTCTTCCAATAATCATTATTTCTCAATTTTGTTGTACTTCTTTATGGTTTGCAAGCAACGGAGTAATGACAGATTTAATCACAAGTTTTAACTTAGATGAAATTGCGTTAAGTTACTTAACCTCTTCAGTGCAATTTGGCTTTATTATAGGAACTTTATTATTTGCTTTGTTAACCATTGCAGATCGATTTTCGCCCTCTAAGGTCTTTTTTGTTTGTGCAGTTTTAGGTGCATTTTTTAACTTGAGACTTGTTTTTGAAAATCAAACTTTTTTAACATTAATAGGTATGCGTTTTTTAACAGGGTTTTTCTTAGCTGGAATTTACCCTGTAGGAATGAAAATTGCTACAGATTATTATAACAAAGGCTTAGGTAAATCTTTAGGATATTTAGTTGGAGCCTTGGTTTTAGGTACTGCTTTACCACATTTACTAAAAGACTTAATGCAAGGTTTTTCTTGGAAAACAATTATAATTTCCATTACTGTTTTAGCCGCTTTTGGCGGATTACTAATGTTGCTTTTTGTACCTAACGGACCTTATAGAACTGCGGGGAAAAAACTAGATATTACCATTTGTTTTTCAATATTTAAAAACAATAAATTTAGAAAAGCAGCTTTTGGTTATTTCGGTCACATGTGGGAGTTATACGCTTTTTGGACATTTGTGCCTATTCTATTAAAAATCTATGAAAATTCGCATTCAGATGTGTCTTTTAATATTCCTTTATTATCATTTATAATTATAGGAACAGGAAGTTTAGCTTGTGTTTTAGGAGGCTATTTATCTGAAAAATATAGTCCAAAAAACATTGCATATTTAGCTTTACTTTTCTCTTGTATTTGTTGTTTAATTTCTCCTTTGATGTTTCAACTAAAAAATGAAAATCTATTTATTGCTTTTCTACTTTTCTGGGGAATGGTTGTGGTTGCAGACTCTCCGTTATTTTCTACTTTAGTAGCACAAAATGTAGATGCTAAAAACAAAGGAACTGCATTAACTATTGTTAATTGTATTGGTTTTGCAATTACTATTGTTAGTATACAATTAATTAGTGGTTACAAAGATAGTACAGATTCTAATGCTATTTTTATGCTGTTAGCAATTGGTCCTATTTTAGGTTTATTTACTTTTTCTAGAAAAAAAGTTAATTCATAA